From Desulfovibrio oxyclinae DSM 11498, the proteins below share one genomic window:
- a CDS encoding alpha/beta hydrolase, producing the protein MKNSVSMIKMMKTIMSTLTLVLIATIACAENDMYWDKTYPLSDKVIHEKVEFHNRFGIYISADMFKPKDFDASKDYAALIVGTPYGGVKEQGAGIYAQAMAERGFVTIAFDESYNGESGGFPRQISSVEGFVEDFHAAVDYMGTRPYVNREKIGIIGICGSGGFSLSAAQVDPRIKAVATVSMYDMSRVKANGWKDSWTEEERNAYLEQLGEQRWKEYAGAETKTLGLPETIDEDTDPITREFYGYYKTDRGHHPRSTTHFTMTSDMAFMNYKLLDRIESISPRPILFIMGENAHSRYFTEDAYEAAAEPKELVVVPGANHVDLYDRVDLIPWDKLDGFFTKALK; encoded by the coding sequence ATGAAAAATAGCGTTTCGATGATCAAGATGATGAAGACCATTATGTCGACCCTGACTCTGGTCCTGATTGCAACCATAGCCTGCGCGGAGAACGATATGTACTGGGATAAGACATACCCACTGAGCGATAAGGTGATTCACGAGAAAGTCGAGTTTCACAACAGGTTCGGAATCTATATTTCGGCCGACATGTTCAAACCCAAGGACTTTGATGCGTCCAAGGACTATGCCGCGCTCATCGTGGGGACGCCCTATGGCGGCGTCAAGGAGCAGGGCGCCGGCATTTATGCGCAGGCCATGGCGGAAAGAGGCTTCGTCACCATCGCCTTTGACGAGTCCTATAACGGCGAGAGCGGCGGTTTTCCGCGCCAGATTTCGTCGGTAGAGGGATTCGTGGAGGACTTCCACGCAGCCGTGGACTACATGGGGACCCGCCCTTACGTGAACCGTGAAAAGATCGGGATCATCGGCATTTGCGGCAGCGGCGGTTTCTCCCTGAGCGCGGCGCAGGTGGACCCCCGCATCAAGGCCGTGGCCACGGTGAGCATGTACGACATGAGCCGGGTCAAGGCCAATGGCTGGAAGGATTCCTGGACCGAGGAAGAGCGCAACGCCTACCTCGAACAGCTGGGTGAACAGCGTTGGAAGGAATACGCCGGGGCCGAAACCAAAACGCTCGGCCTGCCTGAAACCATTGACGAGGACACCGACCCCATCACCCGCGAGTTTTACGGGTACTACAAGACGGATCGCGGCCATCATCCCCGCTCCACGACCCACTTCACCATGACCAGCGACATGGCCTTCATGAACTACAAGCTGCTGGACCGCATCGAGTCAATCTCTCCGCGTCCCATCCTGTTTATCATGGGTGAGAACGCTCACTCACGTTACTTCACCGAGGATGCGTATGAGGCGGCGGCCGAGCCGAAGGAGCTGGTGGTCGTTCCCGGAGCGAATCACGTGGATCTTTACGATCGCGTGGACCTGATCCCTTGGGACAAGCTGGACGGCTTCTTTACCAAGGCGCTGAAATAG